The stretch of DNA TCAATGTTCGGCTAACACCTACCAGCCCCGATGATTGAAGGCGAATGACAACGAATGCCTGCGACCGTTACTGATGCCGTGATGACGCGCCAGGCTGAGTTGAATTGAATCCGCGGATTTCAGCGAAGCCATACTGCGAATCCTAAGTCAGCCCCCTATCGTCCATGTCTCACCGGGTAGGTCTCCCACGGATCAAGCGGATAATTGCCCAGTAGCGTCCAGGATCTGCCATCAGCATCACCCTAACGTCGAAGCACGCTCCGATAACTCCCGCCGAGGTGAGATTCTACCACGCCGCGAGAGTTGGTGTCGGATGTTCACTGCATAGGACCAGCCAATGAACCAATTGATGTAGCTGCCGATGCAATGGCGTGGCATTTGCGAACGGAATACCCATCTGGAATTCCTATGAACGCCACGCCCCAGGCGATTGGAGGGCACCAAGAATCATCCGGGGGAGCGGCTGCGGCGTTCGTGCAGATTTTCGAATTCCGGAAACCGCGGCAGCTACAGTTACAGTCCGACCAAAATTTCGGATCCGGCCGAACCACTACCGTGCACTTCGTTCGGCGATCCGTAGCTTAGCGCTTCGCGCCCGCGGGTTCGTCGTGATTTCGGCATCACTGGGGCGCAGCGGCTTCTTCGTCAGTACGTTCCAACGATCGTCGTCACGAAACGCTTGCTTGACGAGGCGATCTTCCAAGGAATGGAAGCTAATCACAACCATCCTCCCGCCTTCGTCTAGCCAGTCGGGGGCGGCTTGCAACGTACGTGCAAGAATTCCGAGCTCGTCGTTGACGACGATTCGTAACGCTTGAAACGTTCGTGTCGCCGGGTGAATGTCATGCTTCTTTGATCGAGGTACGCAGCGGCGACAGATATCACAGAGCTGTTGTACCGTCCGGACAGGCTCGCGACGTTTCGCGGCGGCGATGATTTCGCGGGCAATGCGACGACTGAAACGTTCTTCGCCGAATTGATAAATCGCGTCGGCGATCTCCTTCTCACTTTGACGTGCCAACCATTCACTCGCCGGCACGCCATTCTCAGGATCGAAACGCAAATCCAACGGCGCGTCGAACTGAAAGCTAAACCCGCGATCACGATCGGCCAATTGGTCGCTCGACAACCCTAAGTCCAACACCATCGCATCGCAGCGGTCGTGGCCGCAGACATCGAGTGCTTTGGCGGCCTGTTCATAGCTAGCTAGAAACACACTCAACCGATCCACACCTTCGTCATCGGCTCGCCGTAAGACCGCCGGATCTCGATCTAGTCCGATCACCAGATCCAGCGATTCGATCGCATCGATCATACGGCGACTATGACCACCACCGCCGAACGTGCCATCGATCACGACCTTTGGCTGACACCCGGCTACCCAATGAACAATTTCATCGGGCATTACCGAAACATGACATGACGCAGACGATTGTTGAGCGTTATCCATCAAGCGTCGTTCTGGTTGCAATGCAAAGCGGCTTCCATGTTATCGGCGATCTCTTTCAAGCGGCTTGCATCGCCTCCGCCAACCTCGGCCGCACACCAGCCTTTGAATCCGATGTCACGCAGCGCCTTTTCGACGCCGGCCCAATCGACATCGCCTTCGCCGATCTTTGTGAACTTGTTCTCGGCTCGCGAAAACCCCTTGATATCCAGCTTCATAATCCGTGGACCGAGCTCGCGCACCCACGCCGCGACGTCACCGTATTTCCAATGGTTGCCGAGATCGAACTGCAATCCCACACGTTCGGATTTGAAAGAATCAACATAGTCGGCTAGCGGCTTTACCGACTGATTGGAATCACCGCCGTGATCGTACAAGAAGTGATTCCACACGTTTTCGATCAAGATATTGACGTTGCATTTTTCAGCCGTCTCGATCGCGGCATGAACGTTTTCCGACGAACGCTTACGCACTTCCTCCTGGGTCCCATCTTTTCCATGGCCGACGACCAACAGGCAACTATCGCCACCGACGGCCGCCGTTTCTTCGATCGATTGCTTCAGATGTTCGAGTGCTTTGGCACGTACCG from Roseiconus lacunae encodes:
- the rsmH gene encoding 16S rRNA (cytosine(1402)-N(4))-methyltransferase RsmH — translated: MDNAQQSSASCHVSVMPDEIVHWVAGCQPKVVIDGTFGGGGHSRRMIDAIESLDLVIGLDRDPAVLRRADDEGVDRLSVFLASYEQAAKALDVCGHDRCDAMVLDLGLSSDQLADRDRGFSFQFDAPLDLRFDPENGVPASEWLARQSEKEIADAIYQFGEERFSRRIAREIIAAAKRREPVRTVQQLCDICRRCVPRSKKHDIHPATRTFQALRIVVNDELGILARTLQAAPDWLDEGGRMVVISFHSLEDRLVKQAFRDDDRWNVLTKKPLRPSDAEITTNPRARSAKLRIAERSAR
- a CDS encoding sugar phosphate isomerase/epimerase family protein; translated protein: MRRRHALQTLGTLGALTMIGGRAGAFAAEDATETSTPWIRKTLKIGMINVKGSLEEKFRVAKEAGFAGVEVAVPGVNVNDVNAAAKAAGVVIDGSVGNTHWQIRHSDPDASVRAKALEHLKQSIEETAAVGGDSCLLVVGHGKDGTQEEVRKRSSENVHAAIETAEKCNVNILIENVWNHFLYDHGGDSNQSVKPLADYVDSFKSERVGLQFDLGNHWKYGDVAAWVRELGPRIMKLDIKGFSRAENKFTKIGEGDVDWAGVEKALRDIGFKGWCAAEVGGGDASRLKEIADNMEAALHCNQNDA